Proteins from a single region of Nitratidesulfovibrio sp.:
- a CDS encoding methyl-accepting chemotaxis protein, producing the protein MGIRQKLFLPFALSVLLLGGGAYWFLAGELTDLKGVFLRQMARAKANEVGQSVELLAAQALEQAALFSQLPEVQAAYATALSGKIDDEKDPMAQQAREALRRELAAHLASFEAVTGRKFKLHFHLPNGRSLVRLWSKKQIKRDGQDIDVSDDISTFRKTVMDVNRTGQPMKGIEVGRGGFDIRGVSPVKGADGKQIGSVEVLIEFAPLLKIASSAEGEDVLLYMNASLGALAQGMSDTAKHPRVGNDFIFASGNPQIPAAALVTPQLLQAGKQGLSTAEGGDTALVAFPVKDYRGEQVGVFVHASNISGATAIFERFSGIMLGALLALLVVPGVVFSVLVSRFVTTPVSRVVALIRDITEDRANLNDRLNDAGRDEISQLARWFNRLMGKIEDILCSVEGYKNVVNAIPDPVFAVDDEYNIILANTAVARIAGVDDGEKVRGRRCSSIFNASICGTSKCPINQAMQRGGRYEADIVELNILGQTRYVRPYGDIVRDCHGNKAGYLEVASDVSELVMKERDLHAHMARMETVNAELVSVAGQVADATGAIESQTEGVMRGTENQRGLITESVTAIEQMNATIMEVARSAANASRQADSGQARAQEGARVVDEAVTAIGQVSNLTGVLRGNLGELGRQAESIGQIMNVISDIADQTNLLALNAAIEAARAGDAGRGFAVVADEVRKLAEKTMNATQEVRRSIETIQSGATRNIASMEEVAGAVDNATTLAGRSGEALREIVALVNDTSAQVTAIATAAEEQSAASEEITRSVTQVSDLSDDTARRMEEAARAINDLGALAARLREIVQG; encoded by the coding sequence ATGGGCATTCGGCAAAAACTCTTTCTCCCCTTCGCGCTGTCGGTTCTGTTGCTGGGCGGCGGTGCCTACTGGTTTCTGGCTGGCGAACTGACGGACCTGAAGGGGGTCTTCCTGCGCCAGATGGCGCGGGCCAAGGCCAACGAGGTCGGCCAGTCGGTGGAACTGCTGGCGGCGCAGGCCCTGGAACAGGCCGCGCTGTTCTCGCAGTTGCCGGAAGTGCAGGCGGCCTATGCCACGGCGCTTTCCGGCAAGATAGACGACGAAAAGGATCCCATGGCGCAGCAGGCGCGCGAAGCCCTGCGCCGTGAACTTGCCGCGCACCTTGCCTCGTTCGAGGCGGTGACGGGGCGCAAGTTCAAGCTGCACTTCCATCTACCCAACGGGCGCAGCCTGGTGCGGCTGTGGAGCAAGAAGCAGATCAAGCGCGACGGGCAGGACATCGACGTTTCCGACGACATCTCCACCTTCCGCAAGACCGTGATGGACGTGAACCGCACCGGCCAGCCCATGAAGGGCATAGAGGTGGGGCGCGGGGGCTTCGACATTCGCGGGGTTTCGCCGGTGAAGGGCGCGGACGGCAAGCAGATCGGTTCGGTGGAAGTGCTCATCGAGTTCGCTCCGCTGCTCAAGATCGCCTCCAGCGCCGAGGGCGAGGACGTCCTGCTGTACATGAACGCCTCTCTGGGGGCGCTGGCCCAGGGCATGAGCGACACCGCAAAGCATCCGCGCGTGGGCAACGACTTCATCTTCGCCTCGGGAAATCCGCAGATTCCCGCCGCCGCGCTGGTCACCCCGCAGCTGCTCCAGGCGGGCAAGCAGGGGCTGAGCACCGCAGAGGGCGGCGATACTGCCCTGGTGGCCTTCCCGGTCAAGGATTACCGGGGCGAGCAGGTGGGCGTGTTCGTGCATGCCTCGAACATCAGCGGGGCCACGGCCATCTTCGAACGCTTCTCGGGCATCATGCTGGGGGCGCTGCTGGCGCTGCTGGTGGTGCCGGGGGTGGTGTTCTCCGTGCTGGTGTCGCGCTTCGTCACCACGCCGGTGTCGCGCGTGGTGGCGCTTATCCGCGACATCACCGAGGACCGCGCCAACCTGAACGACCGCCTGAACGACGCGGGGCGTGACGAGATCAGCCAACTGGCCCGGTGGTTCAACCGGCTCATGGGCAAGATCGAGGACATCCTGTGCTCGGTGGAAGGCTACAAGAACGTGGTCAACGCCATCCCCGACCCGGTGTTTGCCGTGGACGACGAGTACAACATCATCCTCGCCAACACCGCCGTGGCCCGCATCGCCGGGGTGGACGACGGCGAGAAGGTGCGCGGTCGCCGGTGCAGTTCCATCTTCAACGCCTCCATCTGCGGCACCTCCAAGTGCCCCATCAACCAGGCCATGCAGCGCGGTGGCCGGTACGAGGCGGACATCGTGGAGCTGAACATCCTTGGCCAGACCCGCTACGTGCGCCCCTACGGCGACATCGTGCGCGACTGCCACGGCAACAAGGCCGGATATCTGGAAGTGGCCAGCGACGTGAGCGAACTGGTGATGAAGGAACGCGACCTGCACGCCCACATGGCGCGCATGGAAACGGTCAACGCCGAGCTGGTTTCCGTGGCCGGGCAGGTGGCCGACGCCACCGGGGCCATCGAGAGCCAGACCGAGGGCGTGATGCGCGGCACAGAGAACCAGCGCGGGCTGATCACCGAATCGGTGACCGCCATCGAACAGATGAACGCCACCATCATGGAGGTGGCGCGCAGCGCCGCCAATGCCTCGCGCCAGGCCGACAGCGGTCAGGCCCGTGCCCAGGAAGGGGCGCGGGTGGTGGATGAGGCGGTGACGGCCATCGGCCAGGTCAGCAACCTTACCGGCGTGCTGCGCGGCAACCTTGGCGAACTGGGGCGGCAGGCGGAATCCATCGGCCAGATCATGAACGTAATCAGCGACATCGCCGACCAGACCAACCTGCTGGCGCTGAACGCGGCCATCGAGGCGGCCCGCGCCGGTGACGCCGGGCGCGGCTTTGCCGTGGTTGCCGACGAGGTGCGCAAGCTGGCGGAAAAGACCATGAACGCCACGCAGGAAGTGCGCCGGTCCATAGAAACCATCCAGTCCGGGGCCACGCGCAACATCGCCAGCATGGAAGAGGTGGCCGGTGCCGTGGACAACGCCACGACGCTGGCTGGCCGCTCGGGCGAGGCGCTGCGCGAAATCGTGGCGCTGGTCAACGACACCTCGGCCCAGGTCACGGCCATCGCCACGGCGGCAGAGGAACAGTCCGCCGCCAGCGAGGAGATAACCCGCAGCGTGACCCAGGTCAGCGATCTGTCCGACGACACCGCCCGCCGCATGGAAGAGGCGGCGCGGGCCATCAACGACCTTGGCGCGCTGGCCGCGCGCCTGCGCGAGATCGTGCAGGGCTGA
- the thiD gene encoding bifunctional hydroxymethylpyrimidine kinase/phosphomethylpyrimidine kinase: MTVHAPHATPPCILTIAGSDSGGGAGIQADLKAMTALGGFGMSVITALTAQNGLGVTGIHAPDAEFVALQLTTVLDGFPVVGAKTGMLFSAPIIEAVADVLDARKNFPLVVDPVSVSQSGHRLLREDAVEAMVRRVLPLADLLTPNRPEAEMLAGMDIATEGDAREAVRRILGMGPKAVLLKGGHFEGSGDLVDWLGLPGGADGEADIVALSQPRVDTPNNHGTGCTLSAAIATCLGLGMKLLPAVQRAQRYLNLCLRESYTPGRGFGPPNHAAPLTLRDF; the protein is encoded by the coding sequence ATGACCGTACACGCACCGCACGCCACGCCCCCCTGCATCCTGACCATCGCCGGGTCCGATTCCGGCGGCGGCGCGGGCATTCAGGCGGACCTGAAGGCCATGACCGCCCTCGGCGGCTTCGGCATGAGCGTCATCACCGCGCTCACGGCCCAGAACGGCCTGGGCGTCACCGGCATCCACGCCCCGGACGCGGAGTTCGTGGCCCTGCAACTGACCACCGTGCTGGACGGTTTTCCCGTGGTCGGGGCCAAGACGGGCATGCTGTTCTCCGCGCCCATCATCGAGGCCGTGGCCGACGTGCTGGACGCCCGCAAGAATTTTCCGCTGGTGGTGGACCCGGTGTCCGTGAGCCAGAGCGGCCACCGCCTGCTGCGCGAGGACGCCGTGGAGGCCATGGTGCGCCGGGTGCTGCCCCTGGCCGACCTGTTGACCCCCAACCGGCCCGAGGCGGAAATGCTGGCGGGCATGGACATCGCCACCGAAGGCGATGCCCGCGAGGCGGTGCGCCGCATCCTGGGCATGGGACCGAAGGCCGTGCTGCTGAAGGGTGGGCACTTCGAGGGCAGCGGCGACCTGGTGGACTGGCTGGGCCTGCCCGGCGGGGCAGACGGCGAAGCGGACATTGTCGCGCTATCCCAGCCCCGCGTGGACACCCCCAACAACCACGGCACCGGCTGCACCCTGTCCGCCGCCATAGCCACCTGCCTGGGGCTTGGCATGAAACTGCTGCCAGCCGTGCAGCGCGCCCAGCGCTACCTGAACCTGTGCCTGCGCGAAAGCTACACGCCGGGCCGGGGCTTTGGCCCGCCCAACCATGCCGCGCCGTTGACCCTGCGGGATTTCTAG
- the rfbA gene encoding glucose-1-phosphate thymidylyltransferase RfbA, with translation MKGIILAGGSGTRLYPITMGVSKQLMPVYDKPMIYYPLSVLMLAGIREICIITTPADQPRFRELLGDGAQLGLAFTYIAQPRPEGLAQAFVLARDFLAGEPSCLILGDNLFYGDRLPSLLRQCAGLEHGGVVFGYKVRDPERYGVVEFDDACKVISIEEKPAAPKSRFAVTGLYFYDGRAPELAARLTPSPRGELEITDLNNLYLREGNLSVEFLGRGVAWLDTGTFESLHQAASFVRAVQDRQGLKIACIEEIAWRRGYIDDDALRALAAPMLKNDYGRYLMDIMEDRLRV, from the coding sequence ATGAAAGGCATCATTCTCGCCGGGGGGTCCGGCACGCGGCTCTACCCCATCACCATGGGCGTCTCCAAACAGCTCATGCCGGTGTACGACAAGCCCATGATCTACTACCCGCTGTCGGTGCTGATGCTGGCGGGCATCCGCGAAATATGCATCATCACCACCCCGGCGGACCAACCGCGCTTTCGCGAACTGCTGGGTGACGGCGCGCAACTGGGCCTTGCGTTCACCTACATCGCGCAGCCCCGCCCCGAAGGACTGGCCCAGGCCTTCGTGCTGGCGCGCGACTTTCTGGCCGGGGAACCCAGCTGCCTGATCCTTGGCGACAACCTGTTCTACGGCGACCGGCTGCCCTCTCTGCTGCGGCAGTGCGCCGGACTGGAACACGGCGGCGTGGTGTTCGGCTACAAGGTGCGCGACCCGGAACGTTACGGCGTGGTCGAATTCGATGACGCGTGCAAGGTCATCAGCATCGAGGAAAAACCCGCCGCGCCCAAGTCGCGCTTTGCGGTCACCGGCCTCTACTTCTATGACGGACGCGCGCCGGAACTGGCCGCCCGGCTCACCCCCTCGCCACGCGGCGAGCTGGAAATCACCGACCTGAACAACCTGTACCTGCGCGAAGGCAACCTGTCGGTGGAATTCCTGGGGCGCGGGGTGGCCTGGCTGGATACCGGCACCTTCGAATCGCTGCACCAGGCGGCCTCGTTCGTGCGGGCCGTGCAGGACCGGCAGGGGCTGAAAATCGCCTGCATCGAGGAAATCGCCTGGCGCAGGGGCTACATCGACGACGACGCACTGCGCGCGCTGGCCGCCCCCATGCTGAAGAACGACTATGGCCGCTACCTGATGGACATCATGGAGGACCGCCTGCGGGTGTGA
- the proB gene encoding glutamate 5-kinase produces MSRRDEAKRDRADTAGDWQAERRRALADARCIVLKVGSAVLTNGDGLDLAMVESLADQLSALQEGGRRVVLVSSGAVAAGRGVLRSCCEIAGMPHRQAASAIGQSRLMHHYDEAFARRGRISAQVLLTRDDLKSRNRFLNARNTFAALLDWGAIPVVNENDTVAVHDLKFGDNDCLASLLLNIVEADLFVNLTSAGGVFAQNPQNNPDACVMDCIDDVHGLDLDGLCGGKTSVGTGGMYSKLLSARRAAQIGVPTLIVPGREPDVLARAFAGEAIGTWVRADVRTVSRRKYWLAYQSDPAGTVTVDEGAAHALLQGGKSLLPGGVCAVEGGFGSGALVRVAAQDGTVIGVGLSNYAAAELRRIMGHKRHEVAALLGDAHYPEVIHRDNLLLDAVV; encoded by the coding sequence ATGTCCAGACGGGACGAGGCGAAGCGGGACAGGGCGGATACGGCGGGCGACTGGCAGGCCGAGCGGCGCAGGGCGCTGGCGGATGCCCGTTGCATCGTGCTCAAGGTGGGCAGCGCCGTGCTGACCAACGGCGATGGGCTGGACCTTGCCATGGTGGAATCGCTGGCGGACCAGCTTTCCGCCCTGCAGGAAGGCGGGCGGCGCGTGGTGCTGGTGTCTTCCGGCGCGGTGGCGGCGGGGCGCGGCGTGCTGCGCAGTTGCTGCGAGATTGCGGGCATGCCCCACCGGCAGGCGGCATCGGCCATCGGGCAGAGCCGCCTGATGCATCATTATGATGAAGCCTTCGCCCGGCGCGGGCGCATATCGGCCCAGGTGCTGCTGACCCGCGACGACCTGAAGAGCCGCAACCGCTTTCTCAACGCCCGCAACACCTTTGCCGCGCTGCTCGACTGGGGCGCCATTCCCGTGGTCAACGAGAACGACACCGTGGCCGTGCACGACCTGAAGTTCGGCGACAACGACTGTCTGGCCAGCCTGCTGCTGAACATCGTGGAAGCCGACCTGTTCGTGAACCTGACCTCGGCGGGCGGCGTGTTCGCGCAAAATCCGCAGAACAACCCCGATGCCTGCGTCATGGACTGCATCGACGACGTGCACGGGCTGGATCTGGACGGGCTGTGCGGCGGCAAGACCTCCGTGGGCACCGGCGGCATGTATTCCAAGCTGCTGTCCGCGCGGCGCGCCGCGCAGATCGGCGTGCCCACGCTCATCGTGCCCGGCCGCGAGCCCGACGTGCTGGCCCGCGCCTTCGCGGGCGAGGCCATAGGCACCTGGGTGCGCGCCGACGTCAGGACGGTTTCGCGCCGCAAGTACTGGCTGGCCTACCAGTCGGACCCGGCGGGCACCGTCACCGTGGACGAAGGCGCGGCCCACGCGCTGCTGCAAGGTGGCAAAAGCCTGCTGCCCGGCGGGGTATGCGCGGTAGAGGGGGGCTTCGGCTCCGGCGCGCTGGTGCGCGTGGCCGCCCAGGACGGCACGGTCATCGGGGTGGGGCTGTCCAACTATGCGGCGGCTGAGCTGCGGCGCATCATGGGCCACAAGCGCCACGAGGTGGCGGCCCTTCTGGGTGACGCGCACTATCCCGAGGTTATTCACCGCGACAACCTGTTGCTGGATGCCGTGGTTTAG
- the obgE gene encoding GTPase ObgE, translated as MRFVDEATITVRAGNGGNGCVSFRREKFVPRGGPDGGDGGDGGSVILRASTRLLSLYDFRLQRNYEAQNGQGGMGSQCHGRKGDDLTVELPLGTQIYQVTDDGETLLADLSDPDTAFVVAQGGRGGKGNEHFKSSTNRAPRFAQKGEAGVVLSLRLELKILADAGLLGLPNAGKSTFISKVSAARPKIAAYPFTTLTPNLGVMIDDADPEQRLVIADIPGLIEGAHSGQGLGHRFLKHVERTRFLVHILSVEDVSLDSPDGPWSGFDLINEELVRFDADLGQRVQLQVVNKIDLRTAEDVQALRERAAADGRTVLFMSALTGDGVEEVVTEMWRMRDALDNNEALVRLRETEEFDEEESDIEVIWVRE; from the coding sequence ATGCGCTTCGTTGACGAAGCCACCATCACGGTTCGCGCGGGCAACGGCGGCAACGGCTGCGTTTCGTTCCGCCGCGAAAAGTTCGTGCCGCGCGGCGGTCCCGACGGGGGCGACGGCGGCGACGGCGGCAGCGTCATCCTGCGCGCCTCCACCCGGCTGCTGTCGCTGTACGACTTCCGCCTGCAACGCAACTACGAGGCGCAGAACGGGCAGGGCGGCATGGGCAGCCAGTGCCATGGCCGCAAGGGCGACGACCTGACGGTGGAATTGCCGTTGGGCACCCAGATCTATCAGGTGACCGACGACGGCGAAACCCTGCTGGCCGACCTTTCCGACCCCGACACGGCTTTCGTGGTGGCGCAGGGCGGGCGCGGCGGCAAGGGCAACGAGCACTTCAAGTCGTCCACCAACCGCGCCCCGCGCTTTGCCCAGAAGGGCGAGGCCGGCGTGGTGCTCTCGCTGCGCCTGGAACTGAAGATCCTTGCCGACGCGGGCCTGCTGGGCCTGCCCAACGCGGGCAAGTCCACCTTCATCTCCAAGGTGTCGGCGGCGCGTCCCAAGATCGCGGCCTATCCGTTCACCACGCTGACGCCCAACCTCGGCGTGATGATCGACGATGCCGACCCGGAGCAGCGGCTGGTCATCGCGGACATTCCCGGCCTCATCGAGGGGGCGCATTCCGGGCAGGGCCTTGGCCACCGCTTCCTGAAGCACGTGGAGCGCACCCGGTTCCTGGTGCACATCCTGAGCGTGGAAGACGTGTCGCTGGACAGTCCCGACGGCCCGTGGAGCGGCTTTGACCTCATCAACGAGGAACTGGTGCGCTTCGACGCGGACCTTGGCCAGCGGGTGCAGTTGCAGGTGGTCAACAAGATCGACCTGCGCACCGCCGAAGACGTGCAGGCCCTGCGCGAGCGTGCCGCGGCCGACGGGCGCACGGTGCTCTTCATGTCCGCGCTCACGGGCGACGGCGTGGAGGAAGTGGTGACCGAGATGTGGCGCATGCGCGACGCGCTGGACAACAACGAGGCCCTGGTGCGCCTGCGCGAGACCGAGGAATTCGACGAGGAAGAAAGCGACATCGAGGTGATCTGGGTGCGCGAATAA
- a CDS encoding PAS domain S-box protein: MTQPLRVLVAEDDSVGAALLCGLLAREGHVVIGPAAMGEEAVRLARDERPDAVLMDIWLAGDMNGVEATRAITADFDIPVILVTGATEATDHDLMEQVAGSGALGFMSKPVTGDALRMNLRIVRHHTRLHARLRDSEQRYRSIFDNAVVGIYMADPDGRYLVSNRAFAGMLGWAGPGDLVSGVRSIDAQIYEAPGRRQELLARLRAEGTVAGFVSQVYGRDGDLLWVSEHCTAVYDWAGELLHYEGIVVNVTARIEAEQRWRTTLGILRSTIDAMPDHVVLLDLDRNVIMANASWVRQMCGPGLPDAPDQTDTGGAVDGTVMVRCPDCVSEDGGPTPLDRFLLECRHQSGPVRLLPGGEPCVCSVSPYRTPDGTVIGAVLVLRRDGEGCFAACEGLAAPAGMTGRRGV; this comes from the coding sequence ATGACACAGCCGTTGCGCGTGCTGGTCGCTGAGGACGACTCCGTCGGCGCCGCCCTGCTGTGCGGGCTGCTGGCGCGCGAGGGGCATGTGGTGATCGGCCCCGCCGCCATGGGCGAGGAGGCCGTGCGCCTGGCCCGAGACGAGCGCCCCGACGCCGTGCTCATGGACATCTGGCTGGCCGGTGACATGAACGGCGTGGAGGCCACCCGCGCCATCACCGCCGACTTCGACATCCCGGTCATTCTGGTTACCGGCGCCACAGAGGCCACGGACCACGACCTCATGGAACAGGTGGCGGGCAGCGGCGCCCTGGGCTTCATGTCCAAGCCGGTCACCGGCGACGCCCTGCGCATGAACCTGCGCATCGTGCGCCACCACACCCGCCTGCACGCCCGGTTGCGCGACAGCGAGCAGCGCTACCGTTCCATCTTCGACAATGCCGTGGTGGGCATCTACATGGCCGACCCGGACGGGCGCTATCTGGTGTCCAACCGCGCCTTCGCCGGGATGCTGGGTTGGGCAGGCCCGGGTGATCTGGTTTCGGGCGTGCGCTCCATCGACGCGCAAATCTACGAGGCGCCGGGGCGGCGGCAGGAACTGCTGGCCCGCTTGCGCGCCGAAGGCACGGTGGCGGGCTTCGTTTCGCAGGTGTACGGCCGCGACGGCGACCTGCTGTGGGTGTCAGAACATTGCACCGCCGTGTACGACTGGGCGGGCGAACTGCTGCACTACGAGGGCATAGTGGTCAACGTCACAGCCCGCATCGAGGCGGAGCAGCGCTGGCGCACCACCCTCGGCATCCTGCGCAGCACCATCGACGCCATGCCCGACCACGTGGTGCTGCTGGATCTTGATCGCAACGTGATCATGGCCAACGCCTCGTGGGTGCGCCAGATGTGCGGGCCGGGACTTCCGGATGCGCCGGATCAGACGGATACGGGAGGGGCGGTGGACGGCACGGTCATGGTGCGCTGCCCCGACTGCGTGTCCGAGGACGGCGGCCCCACGCCCCTCGACCGCTTTCTGCTGGAGTGCAGGCACCAGTCCGGCCCCGTGCGCCTGCTGCCCGGCGGCGAGCCGTGCGTGTGCAGCGTATCGCCCTACCGCACGCCGGACGGTACGGTCATCGGCGCGGTGCTGGTGCTGCGCCGCGACGGTGAAGGATGCTTCGCCGCTTGCGAAGGGTTGGCCGCACCGGCGGGCATGACGGGGCGCCGGGGGGTGTGA
- a CDS encoding HAMP domain-containing sensor histidine kinase encodes MTPPLPTFHAPAERSADADLLRQAGLFRDPTLVSLLDSVTDIVLILNRHRQIVFVNRNLLDLLSLSDGTNLLGLRPGELFHCENACEGPGGCGTADGCRECGAVKAVLCALGDERRVEECRITQRKGDDVLAYDLKVCATPFDRDGERFVIFAINDISHEKRRRALERIFFHDILNTAGGLRNLAQMILEEVPLDLRGDTMLLHRFSNSLVEEIVTQKLLLAAETDELPVDPHPVDGVELLRDVANLYAGHETARGRALTVLSCAADTAMVTDSTLLGRVLGNLVKNALEATPEQGEVLLGCDCDGQCVTFRVRNPGYIRPDVQRQIFQRSFSTKGAGRGLGTYSIRLLTQNYLKGRVGFETSPSGWTEFCVRLPRNAFNGTVSDTPDTPDTPETLGPPDTPDAPGNVPGEAPGFASGWAREQGQGAGEGPLWTDNGGAPGSDATAWGSDDTAVARAGR; translated from the coding sequence ATGACCCCCCCCCTGCCCACGTTCCACGCCCCCGCAGAGCGTTCGGCCGATGCCGACCTGCTGCGCCAGGCCGGGCTGTTCCGCGATCCCACCCTGGTCAGCCTGCTCGATTCGGTGACGGACATCGTGCTGATCCTGAACCGGCACCGCCAGATCGTCTTCGTCAATCGCAACCTGCTGGACCTGCTGTCCCTGTCCGACGGCACCAATCTGCTGGGACTGCGCCCGGGTGAACTGTTCCACTGCGAGAACGCCTGCGAAGGCCCCGGCGGCTGCGGCACGGCGGACGGCTGCCGCGAATGCGGGGCGGTCAAGGCGGTCCTGTGCGCCCTTGGCGACGAGCGCAGGGTGGAGGAATGCCGCATCACCCAGCGCAAGGGCGACGACGTGCTGGCCTACGACCTGAAGGTCTGCGCCACGCCGTTCGACAGGGACGGCGAGCGGTTCGTCATCTTCGCCATCAACGACATCAGCCACGAGAAGCGGCGGCGTGCGCTGGAGCGCATCTTCTTCCACGACATCCTGAACACGGCGGGCGGCCTGCGCAACCTGGCCCAGATGATCCTGGAAGAAGTGCCCCTGGACCTGCGCGGCGATACCATGCTGCTGCACCGTTTTTCCAACTCGCTGGTGGAAGAGATCGTTACCCAGAAGCTGCTGCTGGCCGCCGAAACCGACGAACTGCCGGTGGACCCGCACCCGGTGGACGGGGTGGAACTGCTGCGCGACGTGGCCAACCTGTACGCCGGGCACGAGACCGCGCGGGGGCGTGCCCTTACCGTGCTGTCCTGTGCCGCCGACACGGCCATGGTCACGGACTCCACGCTGCTGGGCCGGGTGCTGGGCAACCTGGTCAAGAATGCGCTGGAGGCCACCCCGGAACAGGGCGAGGTGCTGCTTGGCTGCGACTGCGACGGCCAGTGCGTCACCTTTCGGGTGCGCAACCCCGGCTACATCCGGCCCGACGTGCAGCGCCAGATATTCCAGCGTTCGTTTTCCACCAAGGGTGCGGGGCGGGGGCTTGGCACCTACAGCATCCGTCTGCTGACCCAGAATTACCTGAAGGGCCGGGTGGGCTTCGAGACATCGCCTTCGGGCTGGACGGAATTCTGCGTCCGCCTGCCGCGCAACGCCTTCAACGGTACGGTGTCCGATACGCCCGATACGCCCGATACGCCCGAAACGCTTGGTCCGCCCGATACGCCCGATGCACCCGGAAACGTGCCGGGCGAGGCGCCGGGGTTCGCCTCCGGGTGGGCGCGCGAGCAGGGGCAGGGGGCTGGTGAAGGCCCGTTGTGGACCGACAACGGCGGCGCGCCCGGAAGCGACGCAACAGCATGGGGGAGCGATGACACAGCCGTTGCGCGTGCTGGTCGCTGA
- the rpmA gene encoding 50S ribosomal protein L27 yields the protein MAHKKAGGSSRNGRDSAGQRRGVKRFGGERVLAGNILVRQLGTRVHPGDNVGMGRDYTLFATVEGTVKYEKYTRKKKVQTRVHVVPAQA from the coding sequence ATGGCACATAAAAAAGCAGGCGGCAGTTCCCGTAACGGTCGCGACAGCGCCGGACAACGCCGCGGCGTGAAGCGCTTCGGCGGCGAGCGGGTTCTGGCAGGCAACATTCTCGTCCGTCAGCTGGGCACTCGCGTGCACCCCGGAGACAACGTGGGCATGGGCAGGGACTACACCCTGTTCGCCACGGTCGAGGGCACCGTGAAGTACGAAAAGTACACCCGCAAGAAGAAGGTCCAGACCCGCGTGCACGTGGTGCCCGCCCAGGCGTAG
- the rplU gene encoding 50S ribosomal protein L21, protein MYAIIETGGKQFRVEEGAKIFVEKLEAEAGSEIVIDKILMLGGGAFSVGAPYVEGAKVTAEVVEHGRGEKLIVFKKWRRNDSRKKQGHRQDFTALKIKAIQA, encoded by the coding sequence ATGTACGCGATTATCGAAACGGGTGGCAAACAGTTCCGCGTCGAAGAAGGCGCCAAGATCTTCGTCGAGAAGCTCGAGGCCGAAGCCGGCAGCGAAATTGTCATCGATAAGATTCTGATGCTGGGCGGCGGCGCGTTTTCCGTCGGCGCTCCCTATGTGGAAGGCGCGAAGGTCACCGCTGAGGTGGTCGAACACGGTCGCGGCGAAAAGCTCATCGTGTTCAAGAAGTGGCGCCGCAACGACTCCCGCAAGAAGCAGGGCCACCGTCAGGATTTCACGGCCCTGAAGATCAAGGCCATCCAGGCCTAG